The Paenibacillus yonginensis genome segment ATGCTGCCTTCATAAAATTTCACCCACTCTTATCTATTTTTATTGTTCTAAGATCATCGAACAATTGAAATATAGCATGGGATCGTTTAAAATGCAATTAGGATTTTAAAGTGCAGACCGGACCTGCAAGCTCGGCCGTTGTACAGCCTATCCGAAGTCATTTTAGGACAAAACCCGACGAACCATTCAGCATCTCAAGAAGTTGTATTAAAATTTCTTTGCAGCAAAGGGGACTTTCAGATGAAAGTGCTATACCATCCGGATCGGGATGAGATTGAACTCTCTTCCGTGTTATATGCTTTAAGTGATCCCATACGGTTATTTATTGTGTCGCAAATTCGCAAGTACGGGGAGAATCCGTGCAATTCTTTTGAAGTTCCGATTGCCAAATCAACCTTGTCCCATCATATCCGCACCTTGCGTGAATCCGGTGTAGTGTTTACCCGCAGCCAAGGAACGCAGCGTTTGATCTCGGTGAGGGAAGAGGATCTGAATCACCGCTTTCCGGGCGTTCTTGATGCGGTGCTGCAGGCCTATGAGGCATCCGGGCAGGGGCTTCCAAATAAAGAGGATTCGAAATAAAAAGGATTAATAGTAGAGAACAGGGGTTTTCATTAAGGAGGCACCTGATTAAAGAGAAACCTGACGTACACGGCCATTGCCGGTGTGTGTTTAGGTTTTTCTGGCATTAGCGGGGCTTTTGCGGGTAAATAACAAAGAAGAACGGAAACCCCGGAATCAAAGGGGCGGGCCGCTTCTTCAAAAAAAGGGAGATAAAGTCTGCAAGGATTACATACCCGGCTGTACAAGGATTAATCATAAATGATTTCTTGTACAAGCGGAGAAGAAAGGATGACGGGATGTTGATAAACAGACAGGTTGAATTTATTCCGGGGGAACCGGTTCCGGTTCTTGGGCAGGGCACCTGGTATATGGGCGAAAATGCAGCTCACAGGAAGCAGGAGGTATACGCCCTGCAGCTTGGTCTTGATTTGGGCCTGCCGCTGATTGATACCGCGGAAATGTACGCCGAAGGCGGAGCGGAGCAGGTGGTGGGCGAAGCGATTCGGGGGCGTCGTGATCAGGTATTCCTGGTCTCGAAGGTTTATCCGCACCATGCGGCCGGAGCTAAAATGAAGCAGGCTTGCGAACGGAGCTTGAAGCGGCTTGGCACGGACTATATGGATCTCTACCTGCTGCACTGGCGGGGGGATATTCCTTTGGCGGAAACGGTAGCGGCTCTGGAAGAGCTCCGTCAATCGGGAAAAATCCGTTCCTGGGGCGTCTCCAACTTCGACACGGCAGATATGGAAGAGCTGTGGAGCCTGCCGGACGGAGAGCGCTGCGCCGCGAACCAGGTGCTGTATCATGCCGCTTCCCGCGGCATCGAGGTGGATCTGCTGCCCTGGGCCCGGCGGCATCAGGTGCCGACGATGGCCTACTGCCCGCTGGCCCAAGGCGGGCAGCTGCGGAGGGAGCTGCTGACGCATCCGGTGATCCGCCGGATCGCGGAGGAACGCAGCGTCACTCCGGCGCAGATTGCTTTGGCCTGGGTGATCCGGGAAGATGGGATCGTCGCCATTCCCAAGGCTGTACAACCGCAGCATGTGAAAGATAATGCGGCGGCTGCCAACATCCGGCTGACCGCTCAGGAGCTTGACGATATCAACAAGGTGTTCCCTGCTCCGCCTGGCAAGGTGCCGCTGGATATCGTTTAGAATTTTTGCGGTAATCAGGAAATCAAAGCTGGCTTGTGGTAAAATGAGGGCATAAGAACAAGCAAATACAAACTAATAACATGGGAGCCTGCGGAAGCAAGCTGAGAGTACGACTAATCCGTCGTAGACCGTTCGAACCTGTTGGGTAATGCCAGCGTAGGGAGATCGTGATCCACATAGGGGGACACTCTGCTTAGGCGGAGTGTCTTTTTTGTATGGAGAAAATATCGGCCGGGGCCTGAAGGACCCTGAAGGAATATAGTTTTGGGCGTCCGGCCGCCTCTTGGAGGTTCGGGCAGGTACAGGGAACAAAAGGTTCGTTTGATTCAGGCTCCCCGAAAGGTTGGGATCACATGTCAGCAAACGTAAAAAATGAATTCCGGAAAGCCGCCGCTCCGCTGATCGAGCGAATCCGCCAGGTGAATCCTCTGGTGCATAACATTACAAACGAAGTGGTGACGAATTTTACGGCAAATGGTCTGCTCGCCTTGGGGGCTTCCCCGGTGATGGCGGCGGCCGTGGAGGAAGCGGTGGAGATGGCCGGCAAAGCCGGGGCCCTGGTACTCAACATGGGGACGTTAACCGGCAGTACGGTCGAAGCGATGCTGCTGGCCGCCCAAGGAGCCAATGAAGCCGGTGTGCCCGTGTTGTTCGATCCGGTTGCTGCAGGCGCAACCAGGTTCCGCAGCGAAACGGCGCAGCGCCTGTTAAATACGGTTAAAGTGGATGTTATCCGCGGGAATGCGGCCGAGGTGGCCAACCTGATCGGCGAGAATTGGGCGATCAAAGGCGTGGATGCCGGCGAGCTGCCGGAAGGACGTCATCCGGCCGAGCTTGCGCAGCGGGCGGCCAAACACTGGAACACCGTCGTTGCCGTAACGGGACCCAAAGATTATATTTCCGATGGAGCAGCCACCTATGAAATTGAAGGGGGGCACCCGATTCTGACCCGGGTGACGGGAACCGGTTGTCTGCTTACCTCTGTCATCGGCGCTTATTGCGCCGTGGAGGATAACAAGCTGCTGGCCGGCGCAGCCGCACTGGCCGGATATGGCGTAGCGGCTGCGCTTGCGGCTGAACGGAGCGCGGAGGCAGGGCCGGGAGCTTTCCAAATCGAATTGCTGAACGAGCTGTATAAGCTTTCGCCGCAAACGTTCCTGCGGGATGCGGTAATAACAAAAATTCAGGTCGATGAAGCGGGGGAAATCATGGATGAGCAGCGTATATAAAGCATTGACGATAGCCGGATCGGACAGCGGAGGCGGCGCAGGCATCCAGGCCGATCTGAAAACCTTTCAGGAGCTGGGCGTCTACGGCATGTCCGCACTGACCGCTGTAACGGTGCAGAATACGCTGGGCGTGCAGGGCGTACATCCGATTCCGCCGGAGACGGTAGCGGCCCAGATCGCATCGGTCGGGGAAGACTTGAAGCCGGATGCGCTGAAGACCGGGATGCTGTTCAGCGCGGAGATCATCGAGCAGGTAGCTGGTCAGGTCAGCCGGTTCGGCTGGAACAAGCTGGTGGTTGACCCGGTGATGATTGCCAAAGGCGGGGCCGAGCTGCTGCTGGAGGAGGCCGTGCAGGCTTTGCGCAGCCGGCTGCTGCCGCTGGCGCTGGTAGTAACCCCGAATCTGCCGGAGGCCGAGCGGCTGACTGGAATGACCATTGCCGGTGCCGAAGGCAAACGGGAGGCCGCCAAACGGCTGCATGCGCTTGGGACGGCTTATGTAGTGATTAAAGGCGGCCATGAAGAGGGGGATCCGGAGCGCTCCGTAGATCTGCTGTATGACGGCAGCGGTTTTACGGAATTTGCCGGGACCCGGGTATCCACGCCGCATACCCATGGCACGGGCTGCACCTTCTCGGCGGCCATTACGGCCGGTCTGGCCACGGGGCTTGAAGTGACCGAAGCGGTAGGCCAGGCAAGAGCTTTTATCCAGGCGGCCCTTGAGGACAGCCTGGGCATAGGGAACGGGCACGGTCCAACCAACCATTGGGCGTATAGAAGAAGGCAAACAGACGGAGTCGAACTTTGATTTAGATCAGGCTGAGAATGGACGGTAGTTGAACGGAAGCGGCAATCTGCGCCGGAATGGAAGCAGCCGGGCGGATTAACATGAGGTTCAAGGGGGGGGAGCTGGCTCAGAAGCCGCGGAAACTTTTGTTAGCCGCAGCCCTGCAGAGGGTTATATACCTATATGAAGCAGGAAGTTGAGGGGAGAACCCACTCCTCCGGCTGAATGACAATTTGCGGGGAGGCGGTTTCACATGATTATGATTCAGGCTCATCTTTATGTTCATCCGTCCGAGCGGGACGACTTCCTTGAGCAGGCTGGTTTGCTGCAGCGCAAAACACGCGAGGAAGCCGGCAACCTGTACTGTCTGCTGTATGAAGCCGTTGAGGATCCGAATACCTTTGTATTAATTGAGAAATGGGAAGACCAGGAGGCGGTGAACCGCCATAACAATACGGATCATTTTGTGGGTTTCTTCCAAATCGTTGACGGGTATTTAGTCAAACCGGTGAAGGCGGAGGTCCATGAGATACCGGACGCAGGGGCAGAGGCGGCCGGATGAGAGACGGCAGCGGAAGAGGCCGGAGCGGCTGAGTAAGCCGAAAGCCGCTTCCGGCGCCGGCCGGCGTGTCGCGGGGGATTCCGGCGACACGGCACAAAGCAAG includes the following:
- a CDS encoding aldo/keto reductase, coding for MLINRQVEFIPGEPVPVLGQGTWYMGENAAHRKQEVYALQLGLDLGLPLIDTAEMYAEGGAEQVVGEAIRGRRDQVFLVSKVYPHHAAGAKMKQACERSLKRLGTDYMDLYLLHWRGDIPLAETVAALEELRQSGKIRSWGVSNFDTADMEELWSLPDGERCAANQVLYHAASRGIEVDLLPWARRHQVPTMAYCPLAQGGQLRRELLTHPVIRRIAEERSVTPAQIALAWVIREDGIVAIPKAVQPQHVKDNAAAANIRLTAQELDDINKVFPAPPGKVPLDIV
- the thiM gene encoding hydroxyethylthiazole kinase; amino-acid sequence: MSANVKNEFRKAAAPLIERIRQVNPLVHNITNEVVTNFTANGLLALGASPVMAAAVEEAVEMAGKAGALVLNMGTLTGSTVEAMLLAAQGANEAGVPVLFDPVAAGATRFRSETAQRLLNTVKVDVIRGNAAEVANLIGENWAIKGVDAGELPEGRHPAELAQRAAKHWNTVVAVTGPKDYISDGAATYEIEGGHPILTRVTGTGCLLTSVIGAYCAVEDNKLLAGAAALAGYGVAAALAAERSAEAGPGAFQIELLNELYKLSPQTFLRDAVITKIQVDEAGEIMDEQRI
- a CDS encoding putative quinol monooxygenase; this encodes MIMIQAHLYVHPSERDDFLEQAGLLQRKTREEAGNLYCLLYEAVEDPNTFVLIEKWEDQEAVNRHNNTDHFVGFFQIVDGYLVKPVKAEVHEIPDAGAEAAG
- a CDS encoding ArsR/SmtB family transcription factor → MKVLYHPDRDEIELSSVLYALSDPIRLFIVSQIRKYGENPCNSFEVPIAKSTLSHHIRTLRESGVVFTRSQGTQRLISVREEDLNHRFPGVLDAVLQAYEASGQGLPNKEDSK
- the thiD gene encoding bifunctional hydroxymethylpyrimidine kinase/phosphomethylpyrimidine kinase, which codes for MSSVYKALTIAGSDSGGGAGIQADLKTFQELGVYGMSALTAVTVQNTLGVQGVHPIPPETVAAQIASVGEDLKPDALKTGMLFSAEIIEQVAGQVSRFGWNKLVVDPVMIAKGGAELLLEEAVQALRSRLLPLALVVTPNLPEAERLTGMTIAGAEGKREAAKRLHALGTAYVVIKGGHEEGDPERSVDLLYDGSGFTEFAGTRVSTPHTHGTGCTFSAAITAGLATGLEVTEAVGQARAFIQAALEDSLGIGNGHGPTNHWAYRRRQTDGVEL